The proteins below come from a single Oryzomicrobium terrae genomic window:
- the lgt gene encoding prolipoprotein diacylglyceryl transferase: MLVHPQFDPVALAIGPLAVRWYGLMYLLAFLQFWFLGRRRAQASTGQAKPWSVEELDDLLFWGAIGVVLGGRLGQVLFYEPGYYFSHPLEIVAVWKGGMSFHGGFLGVLAAFTLFARKTGRSWFQVADFVAPLVPLGLFFGRIGNFINGELWGRPADPSLPWAMVFPQVDGLPRHPSQLYEAGLEGLVLFAVLWLYSATPRPAGRVSGLFLVGYGLARFVGEFFRTPDDGIFGLSTTVSMGQWLSLPMIAAGLWLLLRRMPGTARNAAS; this comes from the coding sequence ATGCTCGTCCATCCCCAGTTCGATCCCGTCGCCCTGGCCATCGGCCCCCTCGCCGTACGCTGGTACGGCCTGATGTACCTGCTCGCCTTCCTCCAGTTCTGGTTCCTCGGCCGGCGCCGCGCCCAGGCCAGCACCGGCCAGGCCAAGCCGTGGAGCGTCGAGGAGCTGGACGACCTGCTCTTCTGGGGCGCCATCGGCGTGGTGCTGGGGGGCCGCCTCGGCCAGGTGCTGTTCTACGAGCCAGGCTATTACTTCAGCCACCCCCTGGAGATCGTGGCGGTGTGGAAGGGGGGCATGAGCTTCCACGGCGGCTTCCTCGGCGTGCTCGCCGCCTTCACCCTGTTCGCCCGCAAGACCGGGCGCAGCTGGTTCCAGGTGGCCGATTTCGTCGCGCCCCTGGTGCCCCTGGGCCTGTTCTTCGGACGCATCGGCAACTTCATCAACGGCGAACTGTGGGGCCGTCCGGCGGACCCGTCCCTGCCCTGGGCGATGGTCTTCCCCCAAGTGGACGGCCTTCCCCGCCACCCCTCCCAACTCTACGAGGCCGGCCTGGAAGGGCTGGTCCTGTTCGCCGTGCTGTGGCTGTATTCGGCCACGCCGCGCCCCGCCGGCCGGGTGTCCGGCCTGTTCCTCGTCGGCTACGGCCTGGCCCGCTTCGTCGGCGAATTCTTCCGCACCCCGGACGACGGCATCTTCGGCCTGTCCACCACCGTCAGCATGGGCCAGTGGCTGTCCCTGCCGATGATCGCCGCCGGGCTCTGGCTGCTGCTGCGCCGGATGCCGGGAACGGCCCGGAACGCGGCGTCCTGA
- a CDS encoding malonyl-CoA decarboxylase, translating to MTSTAHATTVRSIPGDGLPAKDLERIRAQLQECAASLGGEVSARNRAARLGETYLQLAPAGRRAVLQLIAREFGPDPVKVASAHTAWQASIGTPAEGDAEAALRAAMRSARIRIMTQFLALPQGVKFLVDLRADLLRFLPHAPELAVLDRELEARLSAWFDVGFLELQRLTWHSPAALLEKLIAYEAVHEIQSWADLKNRVDSDRRCYAFFHPRMPDEPLIFVEVALCDHLAGNVQDLLDVHAPVFDPKRADTAIFYSISNTQTGLRGVSFGNFLLKRVIDDLKRDYPRLDTFATLSPLPGLRAWAEAQADLENDGAPGEWARAFPEADRQRIAKLAGIAPTLHAIRSLLATPAWSGPEADPRLAGALRGGLERLAARYLVTATHKGKPRDPVARFHLGNGARIERLNLLADTSAKGYGQSYGMMVNYLYQPDSIEENVEALLRDGTIAAVAKVRRAARD from the coding sequence ATGACCAGTACCGCCCACGCCACCACCGTTCGTTCCATCCCCGGCGACGGCCTGCCGGCCAAGGACCTAGAGCGGATCCGGGCCCAACTGCAGGAATGCGCAGCCAGTCTGGGCGGCGAAGTCTCGGCGCGCAACCGGGCGGCCCGCCTGGGTGAGACCTACCTGCAACTTGCGCCCGCCGGCCGCCGCGCGGTGTTGCAGCTGATCGCCCGGGAATTCGGCCCGGACCCGGTCAAGGTGGCCAGCGCCCATACGGCCTGGCAGGCATCGATCGGCACGCCCGCCGAAGGCGACGCCGAAGCGGCGTTGCGCGCGGCCATGCGCTCGGCGCGCATCCGCATCATGACCCAGTTTCTGGCCCTGCCCCAGGGCGTCAAGTTCCTGGTGGACCTGCGTGCCGACCTGCTGCGCTTCCTGCCCCACGCCCCCGAACTGGCGGTGCTCGACCGGGAACTGGAAGCGCGCCTGTCAGCCTGGTTCGACGTGGGCTTTCTGGAACTGCAGCGGCTCACCTGGCATTCCCCCGCCGCCCTGCTGGAAAAGCTGATCGCCTACGAGGCGGTGCACGAGATCCAGTCCTGGGCCGACCTGAAGAACCGGGTCGATTCCGACCGGCGCTGCTACGCCTTCTTCCACCCGCGCATGCCCGACGAGCCGCTGATCTTCGTCGAGGTGGCCCTGTGCGACCACCTGGCCGGCAACGTCCAGGACCTGCTCGACGTGCACGCCCCGGTGTTCGACCCGAAGCGCGCCGACACCGCCATCTTCTATTCGATCTCCAACACCCAGACCGGCCTGCGCGGCGTGTCCTTCGGCAACTTCCTGCTGAAGCGGGTGATCGACGACCTGAAGCGCGACTACCCGCGCCTCGACACCTTTGCCACCTTGTCGCCCCTGCCCGGCCTGCGCGCCTGGGCCGAAGCCCAGGCCGACCTGGAAAACGATGGGGCCCCGGGGGAATGGGCCCGGGCCTTTCCCGAGGCCGACCGGCAACGCATCGCCAAACTGGCCGGCATCGCCCCCACCCTGCACGCCATCCGCAGCCTGCTCGCCACCCCGGCCTGGAGCGGACCGGAAGCCGACCCACGCCTGGCCGGTGCCCTGCGCGGCGGTCTGGAGCGGCTGGCCGCCCGCTACCTGGTCACCGCCACCCACAAGGGCAAGCCGCGGGACCCGGTGGCCCGCTTCCATCTGGGCAATGGCGCCCGCATCGAGCGCCTCAACCTGCTCGCCGACACCTCGGCCAAGGGCTATGGCCAGTCCTACGGGATGATGGTCAATTACCTCTACCAGCCGGACAGCATCGAAGAGAACGTGGAAGCCCTGCTGCGCGACGGCACCATCGCCGCGGTGGCCAAGGTACGCCGCGCTGCCCGGGACTGA
- a CDS encoding VOC family protein gives MSQRPFKVLGIQQIAIGGPSKDKLKTLWVDMLGLEVTGNFVSERENVDEDICAMGKGPFKVEVDLMQPLNPEKKPAVHATPLNHVGLWIDDLPKAVEWLTANGVRFAPGGIRKGAAGFDICFLHPKGNEEAPIGGEGVLIELVQAPQEVVAAFAKLAA, from the coding sequence ATGAGCCAGCGTCCGTTCAAGGTGCTCGGTATCCAGCAGATCGCCATCGGCGGCCCGTCCAAGGACAAGCTGAAGACCCTGTGGGTGGACATGCTCGGCCTGGAAGTCACCGGCAATTTCGTGTCCGAGCGCGAGAACGTGGACGAGGACATCTGCGCCATGGGCAAGGGCCCCTTCAAGGTGGAAGTGGACCTGATGCAGCCCCTGAACCCGGAAAAGAAGCCGGCGGTGCACGCCACTCCGCTCAACCACGTGGGCCTGTGGATCGACGACCTGCCCAAGGCCGTGGAGTGGCTCACCGCCAACGGCGTGCGCTTCGCCCCGGGCGGCATCCGCAAGGGCGCGGCCGGCTTCGACATCTGCTTTCTGCACCCCAAGGGCAACGAGGAAGCCCCGATCGGCGGCGAAGGCGTGCTGATCGAACTGGTGCAGGCGCCGCAGGAAGTGGTTGCCGCCTTCGCCAAACTGGCGGCCTAA